In a single window of the Magnolia sinica isolate HGM2019 chromosome 7, MsV1, whole genome shotgun sequence genome:
- the LOC131250725 gene encoding zinc finger CCCH domain-containing protein 62-like produces the protein MAICDREAMEEELDLRGEGDFVVVIDSETDEYDSDDSEDDPSYDVLEETRSGRSKLSEKKPKSRAVRVSKDVLEETRSSLSKLSLKKSKSWVSKEVDLGDEEATESFDVKVPELNEKDEKCFEIVEEIIRAGQLGKLKMDQCKIYLRKFGLRLTGKKEVLMERITEHLEVIDGGGEKKYPISSFVLNCKGDACTGDVVMFEQNVYELYSIVSRSATGPPCGTRIVAGRIVKESYGAAKQQHTFTIEVLWSKGEKPLPPLHPLLIKGRNLYRLKTMRQRWADEEERRKVLVEKHSRGSHARCSRETRIQHKEMRKMLGGSIRIKEKENISTHERRNHQQQNPIQQKEIRQPNPIQQQQHPNIWTGSHEQQIPIHSNGIRQPIPIQQQQSHPNIWTGNHEQQNRIHRNENQQPNIQQHPNKWTHSSEPQKPVHSNENRQTNIQQQHPNIWKGSYGSANRSDQNPLVGGNCVNTMWGLRASSTQRQLCPFYPRGRCWYGDACKYLHE, from the exons ATGGCGATTTGTGACCGTGAAGCGATGGAAGAAGAACTGGATTTGAGAGGAGAAGGGGATTTTGTTGTTGTCATAGATTCGGAGACCGACGAATATGATTCCGATGATTCGGAGGACGACCCGTCTTACGACGTGCTGGAAGAGACCCGTTCAGGCCGTTCTAAACTCTCAGAAAAGAAACCGAAGTCCCG TGCGGTTAGGGTTTCGAAAGACGTTCTTGAAGAGACCCGTTCCAGCCTTTCGAAGCTCTCATTGAAGAAATCCAAGTCCTG GGTTTCAAAAGAGGTCGATTTGGGGGATGAGGAGGCGACCGAGTCTTTTGATGTGAAAGTTCCGGAACTCAACGAGAAGGATGAGAAATGTTTCGAGATAGTTGAGGAGATTATTCGAG CTGGGCAGTTGGGAAAACTGAAAATGGACCAATGCAAGATTTATCTGAGGAAGTTCGGTTTGAGATTAACCGGCAAGAAGGAAGTTCTTATGGAGCGTATTACAGAGCATTTAGA GGTCATAGATGGGGGTGGTGAGAAGAAGTACCCCATATCTAGCTTTGTCCTAAATTGCAAAG GTGATGCATGTACTGGAGATGTGGTGATGTTTGAACAAAACGTTTACGAATT GTATAGCATAGTATCTAGGAGTGCTACAGGCCCGCCGTGTGGGACCAGGATCGTAGCCGGTCGTATTGTGAAAGAGAGCTATGGTGCTGCCAAGCAGCAGCATACATTTACT ATTGAAGTGCTCTGGAGCAAAGGAGAGAAACCACTGCCTCCTCTTCATCCCCTCCTCATTAAGGGAAGAAACCTTTACAGGCTCAAGACAATGCGGCAG AGATGGGCTGATGAAGAGGAAAGGAGGAAGGTTTTGGTTGAGAAGCATTCAAGAGGCTCTCATGCTAGATGTTCTAGAGAAACAAGAATACAACataaggaaatgaggaagatgctTGGTGGCAGCATAAG GATAAAGGAAAAGGAGAACATCAGCACCCACGAACGAAGAAATCATCAGCAACAAAACCCAATTCAACAGAAGGAGATTCGACAACCAAACCCaattcaacaacaacaacatccaAACATATGGACTGGAAGTCATGAACAACAAATCCCAATTCACAGCAATGGGATTCGACAGCCAATCCCAATTCAACAACAACAATCTCATCCAAACATATGGACTGGAAATCATGAACAACAAAACCGAATTCATCGCAACGAGAATCAACAGCCAAACATTCAACAACATCCAAACAAATGGACTCACAGTTCTGAACCACAAAAACCAGTTCACAGCAACGAGAATCGACAGACAAACATTCAACAACAGCATCCAAACATATGGAAGGGTAGCTATGGTTCTGCTAATCGGAGTGATCAAAACCCGTTAGTGGGCGGGAATTGCGTTAATACCATGTGGGGCCTTCGGGCAAGCTCGACACAACGGCAGCTGTGCCCTTTCTACCCACGGGGAAGGTGTTGGTATGGAGATGCCTGCAAGTACCTGCATGAGTAA